A genome region from Solanum pennellii chromosome 12, SPENNV200 includes the following:
- the LOC107007075 gene encoding uncharacterized protein LOC107007075, giving the protein MKGYAMPFGRPWHLTDDVYVPVNSDAEFHWVFAVVALKERCIKVYDSMSSNSSNRKLSSEIQKMATMLPKYLELSGFFAQNERTNWSILKCYQGKNKSRPFKVSHVTGIAKQESSSLDCGIFVYAYAEYLSDGLQVSSCGISADTLRLRYASLL; this is encoded by the exons ATGAAAGGATATGCTATGCCTTTTGGAAGGCCTTGGCACTTGACAGATGATGTTTATGTCCCTGTAAATAGTGATGCCGAATTCCATTGGGTCTTCGCAGTCGTTGCATTGAAGGAACGGTGCATAAAAGTGTATGATTCCATGTCCTCAAATAGTTCTAATAGAAAACTATCCTCCGAGATTCAAAAGATGGCTACAATGTTGCCAAAGTACCTTGAGTTGAGTGGATTTTTTGCACAAAATGAGCGAACCAACTGGTCAATTCTTAAATGTTACCAAGGAAAGAACAAATCTCGCCCATTCAAAGTCAGTCATGTTACTGGTATTGCCAAACAAGAAAGCAGTAGTCT AGATTGTGGAATTTTTGTTTATGCATACGCTGAGTATTTGAGTGATGGATTACAAGTATCATCATGTGGAATTAGTGCTGACACCCTTCGCTTGAGATATGCTTCACTCCTATAG